A stretch of DNA from Candidatus Tanganyikabacteria bacterium:
CCAGCGCCTTTGAGGGCGTCGAACCCGCCCAGCACCGGGCGCGCCTCGCCAAACCCCGCTTCCCGCAGCTTGTGCGCCACACGGGCGCTCGTCGCCTCCTCGGGTCAGGTGCAGAAGGTGTAGATCGGGATGCTCTTGTCGATCTGCAAGAAGGCGGGATCGACCATGTCAGGTTCCATGCGCACGGCGCCCGCGAGATCCTCGGAGGCCTCGGCGTAGGCATGCGGGCTCCGCACGTCGAGGATGATGTGCGGCTCCCCGCCCCGGATACGATCCACGACCACGCCCGGAGTAACCCGCTCGATCATGGCGCTATCCTCCCGGCCGCGATTCTCCCTCGCCCCGGGTGCCGCCGCAACGCCGCCTCGGCGAAGGCGCAGGATCAGTAGAAGGTCAGCCGCCGGTGGAGGTGGCGCAGGTCTGACTCCACGTCCGAGACGATGTTGCTCAGCTTGACGCAGAGCGCCCGATAGAACCGCGCGGCCAGCGCATCGTCCTGGCCTAGCAGCGTTGCCAGCGCCTTGCCGTCGATCACCAGCAGCGCCGTGTCCTGATAGGCCCGGGCGCAAGCCGTGCGCTGGCTGCCGCCGAACAGGCAGCGCTCGCCGAACGAGGCGCCCGCCTCGAGCAGCGCCAGGCGGATCTCGGCGGGCATGCCCCCTGGAGTCTGCGCGCCCTCGACCTGCTTGAAGATCTCCACGCAGCCCGAGAGCACCACGTAGTAGTCGGTGGCGGGATCGTCCTCGCTGCAGATGACGTCGCGCTTTGCGAAATTCTTCTCGCGCCCGATCTCCGTGAGGCGATCCCAGTCGTGGCCGTCGAGGGGCAGGTCGTGAGCGCGAAGCGTCTGCAAGGGCTACACCAGCGCCGGTTCGGGAGCCGGCGTGCCCTCCGAGAACAGCCGGTTGAACTCCTCGGAGTCGAGGGTCTCGCGTTTCATGAGCTCGCGCGCGATGAGTTCGAGCTTTTCGCGTTGCTCGGTGAGGATCTGCCTGGCCCGCTCGTAGCACGATTCGACGATGCGCCGCACTTCCTGGTCGATGAGGGCGGCGACGGCGTCGCTGTAATTGCGGTCCTCGCCGAGATCCCTGCCCAGGAAGATGTGCTCGTGCCGCTTGCCGAAGGTGAGCGGGCCGAGCGAGTCGCTCATTCCGAATTCCGTGACCATGCGCCTTGCCACCTCGGTGGCGCGCTCGAGGTCGTTGGAGGCGCCGGTGGTGATCTCGTCGAATTTGAGCCGTTCGGCCACCTGGCCGCCAAGCATCATCGTGA
This window harbors:
- a CDS encoding cyclic nucleotide-binding domain-containing protein, with amino-acid sequence MQTLRAHDLPLDGHDWDRLTEIGREKNFAKRDVICSEDDPATDYYVVLSGCVEIFKQVEGAQTPGGMPAEIRLALLEAGASFGERCLFGGSQRTACARAYQDTALLVIDGKALATLLGQDDALAARFYRALCVKLSNIVSDVESDLRHLHRRLTFY